The window CGAGATGTCAGCGAACGCGCGCGCGACGGGGAAGGGGAAGTCGAAGTGGAGGTCGATCTTGTGTGCCATGGCGCGCAGGTATCACTGCGTTGGGCAGAGCAACGGGCTCACGCCCCGATGACGAGGTCCGCCACCTTGGCCTGGTGGTAGCCCGCGTCGCCGAAGAGCAGCTCGCTGTGCTTGTTGCGCTTGAAGAAGAAGTGCACGTCGGACTCCCAGGTGAAGCCGATGCCGCCGTGCAGCTGCACCGCGCGGTTGCTGGTGAACGCCGCTGCTTCGGCCGCCTGCGCCTTGGCCATGTGGGCCAGCAGCAGCGCGTCGGGCGCGCCCTCGTCGAGCGCGTGGGCCGCCGCGTACACCAGCGACTTGGCCCGGTCGATGGCCATCATGGCGTTCACCAGCGGGTGCTTCACCGCTTGATAGCCGCCGATGGCGCGGTCGAACTGCGTGCGCACCTTGGCGTACTCCACCGTGGTCTGCAGCAGCCACTCGCTGGCCCCCACCATGTCGGCGGCCAGCAGCAGCCACGTGTCCGGCAGGCTCTCGGCTAGCAGCGCGTCGCCACCCGGGAGCACGGCGTCGGTCGGCACGAGCACCGCCTCGAAGTGCAGCGTGCCCTGCTCGCGCGTGAGGTCCACGATGCCGTCGCGCTGCACGCTGAGGCCGGCGCTGCCACGCGGCACCACGGCCAGCAGTGACCCTGCGGGGCCGGCCACGCGCACCACGAACAGCTCGGCGCGGCCAGCGTCCTGCACGAAGTGCGCGCTGCCCGTGAGGGTGAGTCCGCCGCCGGGGCTGCTCGCTCCCACCACGCTGGGCGTGTGCTGCCAGTCGCCGTCGGCGTTGCACACCGCGAGGGTCGCGCGCGCGCCAGCCAGCAGCTGCTCGAACAGGGCTGCCTGCGCGGTGCCCTCGGCCGCCCGCCGCGCCAGGAACGCGACGCCCAGCGTGCTCTCCGCGGCGCTCGGGAAGGCGTGCTTGCCCAGCTGCTCGGCCAGCGCCACCAGCGCGCCGCGCGGCAGCTGCAGCCCGCCGGCGGCTTCGGGGATGGCGGCCGCGATCCAGCCGAGCTCCTGGGCCTGCTGCCAGCCCTCTTCGCTCGGGTAGGCCGTGGGCATGCGCGCGGGGTCCGGGTCTTGGGCGGCAGCGCGCCGCAGCACGTCCAGCCCCGCGTGCGAGGCCAGGAACTTGCGGGCGCTCTCGCGGAAGAGCGCGCAGTCGTCGTTGAAACCGTAGGGGGCGTTGCTCATGGCCATGTCAGCTCTTGGGAAGCCCGAGGACGCGCTCCCCGCCGGCCAGCTTCACCTGCAGCGGGAGGCGCATGGGGTGGTCTTGCAGCGCTGCGGCCCGCGCGCGCTTGCCGTTCTCGACGATGCCGCGCTCGCGGATGGCCAGCGCCGCGATGCGCGCCCGCACGTGCGGGTCCTCCGTGGCCGGCTTCCCGTTGCGGCGCAGCGTGCGCGCGAGCGACACCAGG of the Sandaracinaceae bacterium genome contains:
- a CDS encoding acyl-CoA dehydrogenase family protein, translating into MSNAPYGFNDDCALFRESARKFLASHAGLDVLRRAAAQDPDPARMPTAYPSEEGWQQAQELGWIAAAIPEAAGGLQLPRGALVALAEQLGKHAFPSAAESTLGVAFLARRAAEGTAQAALFEQLLAGARATLAVCNADGDWQHTPSVVGASSPGGGLTLTGSAHFVQDAGRAELFVVRVAGPAGSLLAVVPRGSAGLSVQRDGIVDLTREQGTLHFEAVLVPTDAVLPGGDALLAESLPDTWLLLAADMVGASEWLLQTTVEYAKVRTQFDRAIGGYQAVKHPLVNAMMAIDRAKSLVYAAAHALDEGAPDALLLAHMAKAQAAEAAAFTSNRAVQLHGGIGFTWESDVHFFFKRNKHSELLFGDAGYHQAKVADLVIGA